The Punica granatum isolate Tunisia-2019 chromosome 4, ASM765513v2, whole genome shotgun sequence sequence TTGCATGTGAAGCCAAAAGATTGATCGGAGCTCGCGAAGAATCCTAAAAAACCGATCTCCGGCGAGGCTAGTTCTGCTCAGGATCTTATGCCGTAAGCTCTGGTTCGACCTCCAGCTTGTATGAGAGTGCTCGGGAAGGATTGCTCCGAACTGTGGTAGCTCCGAGAATGACCCTTCATTTCTCTCCAATTCCTATGGCGCGAGATGATTGTGTGTCGTTTTGAAGCGATTGGTGTTGATTTTGGTGCTCTGTGGATGTAGCAGTGCTGGAATCGATGGAGAATTGCGGGGATGCGTGCGACAGAGAGGGAACAGCGGCCGCTTCCTCAGCACCGAGCGGCTCAGAATACCGATTATTCGGCCGGCAGTCCACGATTCACCAGTGCATGGGCGGTGGTCTTGGTATGAATATCTACAATTTCTGATCATGAGctgaaaataatatctatCTATGATGAACTGAAGCCGTCGACTGGTTTCTCAGCCGATTCCCGTTCATGAATCCTAATTGGGAAGATCTTAGCTGATATTGGGAGTAATGGAGCTCTCTTTAATTGGGAAGAAGTATTGATTATCTGTTTTAGCGTATAAGGAGATGCCAGATTTGTTCTTTCAGCTCATACTTTAAGCTTTAGCTTGCACACTTCCATGCCAAGCCAGTTTAGTGATGGATCTCGATAACTTTTCACGAGTCAAGCTCGGGAGCAATTACTATTAGGCAGCGTATTCCCGGTTTAGTGATCAAGCTCTGAACTTTGGGAATGTTCACTGCAGTTTCGTTAACTCCGGCAAGAAAATGCTCTAACTTTGGTCATTTCTCATTGGCAAGTTAGAGAGGGTCACCAATTACCTCCTCCACATCGAAGCTTAGCCTTTTGTTTTGCCCTTTGCATAATAGTAGCCATTATTGATTAAGTTATGCTAGAGCTTTCTCAGTATCCATGCATGTCTTATTTTGCTTATCCTCGTTTTTCCTTGCCTCCTCAGCTGCTGATGTACTATTATGGAAGCGGTGGCGTGTTTCTTTTGGCATCATCATTGTCGCAACAGCTGCGTGGATCACCTTTGAGCGCTCAAGATTATCTTTCTTGTCGATCTGTTCAGATGTCTTGCTGATCTTGATCGTGCTGCTGTTCTTGCGCGCAAATTATGCAGTTATTCGAGATAAGTATGATGTGCCTACCCTCTCGTTGCCTCATTTATTCCATTTTCATTGGAACAGTGCAAGAATCAGTGGAGTTACTATTTCAATTTTGAGCAGACAACTTCCAGAATTACCGGAGTTGGTTTTATCAGAGGAGATGGTTAATAACGCGGCAGCATCATTTCGTGTCAAAATCAATAGTCTATTGCTTATGGCCCACGATATCACCCTTGGGAAAGATTTTAGACTGTTTTTCAAGGTTAGTTTGGTTTGAATGCAGTAAATTTTATTGAGTAATAGCGGAGATAATGTCCTAAGCTTATTGACTCATCAACTAGGCTAATGAAATTCATGAGAGTGATTCATCTTTTAAGCACACCATCAAAAGGAAATCTGAGACATAAACACAACATAATAAACTGCTTAAAAGTATTTATATCATCGACTTTGAAACATGACCATTCAGATCTGCACAAGAGGGTGGAGAGAAATAACgtgattctttttttccttgacAAGTCGAATCTACTTACACACccttattgattttttatctGACAGGTAGTAGTCTGCCTGTGGCTTTTGTCTGTCATTGGCAGCTTCTTCTCATTCTTCACACTTGCATATATTGGTATGCATCTTCTTTCCCCTTAAATGCTGCATGTGATTCGTTATAAAGTCTAATTACTGGTCATTGTCTTATTGTTCTTTCTTCCCGGTTCAATTTATTGGATACTTCCACCTATttcatgtttttcttttctttcttgcttTTGCATATGAAACTCAATGGGTGTATGCCTCGTCAGTTGCCCTTCAACTCATTTATGAAGCTGTTATATCTCTTACTTCCCTTATCTTTCTCTTTCAAATTGTCTTTTTCAATGGGTGTATGTATTTTGTTTATATTGTGTTCATCTCTGAATTGGTAACAGGTACGGTAATATCCATCACAGTCCCTGCCATGTACAATAGGCATGAAGAACATGTGGACAAGTGTTTTGGGATACTCCACAGGAAATTCTCGAGACACTACAAAATAGTCGACGAGAGTTTCATTAACAGACTCCCAAGAAGCTTATCAATAAAGGAGAAAAGCATGTAAATCCTGCAACTGGGTCCCCAATCCCCATTACTTCTGCGGGAGTTGGCCCTGCAGTTTTAAACATTGTGTGAATATTTGAAGCGAGGGTCCACCTAACTTGCCAGAAGTAGTCGAGGAACATCTTGTGGAGCTGCCTATGAGTATTATTACATTTATGTGTGCTTTCTGAGCTTCTCCTTGTCAGGAGGAACAAGGTTGTGGAGAGagaattcatcaaaaaaaaaaaaaaagttgtggAGAGAGCATTTGTAGTATAGATGACAAACAGTGCTGGGATTAGGATCATGATTTTTAAGGTGGGATTTCTTCTTTCTGGTGAAATCCTCAGGTGGGTGAACAACAATTCTAAAAAATCGTGCCATCATACTTTTCCATATCCATATTTTTATTCCACGAACGTACCGAGATGGGTTGAGACAAAATTTCGACTTAAAAAGCACGTTACAATGTTAGAAATACATGATTGGTTTGACATGATTTAAAAGTTTTTGTTCATACATGTATTGTAATGCAAGGGAAAACGCAGAGAAATGATACCAGAATTATGTCTCTAGTTCGTGGAGGGGACAAAGGTTTGCAACTTGCAAAGAAACAGACAAAAGGGAAAGCGATGGAGAAAATCAGTTCACATGTCTGTCTTGCCAGGGGAGGAATTTccatttcaaaattcaagtgAAAAAAGAGATAAAGGCTTTGGATGGTGGGGCCGTAGAACAGAAATCCCACAGAGGAGCCTCAGTTCATAATCATCTGATAAAAAAAAGGCTTCTGTGTTGTCTTCTCATCATTTCTTTCATCCTTGAGCAATTCATAAAGTGAGAGGTTTCTGATTCCCCTACTCATATTGTTGGATTCTCAACAATTTTGAATGAACGAATGAATCAACGTTCAAGCCGAGATTCGAAAGTTGTGTGTCCGGGAGTCCCTACAGCCCTGAGCCCATACTGTTTAGGGGACTCGGTTGTCTCCATCCAACGGTTCCAGGACCTCCTTGGATGGTGCGACCCGGGACCATAAAATTGTTCGTATATCTGCGGTCTCATTAGACATTCGAGATCTTCTGAGTTCAGAATCTTCGAAGGACAAAAAACAAAGGAGGGAACTATCTCAAAAGGTGGTCAAAGAAAACAAGATAAATCTTGGacccagaaaagaaaaattaaagcggggggggggggggggggggggggggggcaatGCCACATTGGAACATAATCTTGATTTCATATCATATTTCTATATCTCTGCGTGCTAAAGTTTTGTGCTTTCCTAACTTACTTTTTCCCTTTAGTATTTAGTAGTATTTActgtctccctctctctctctgccccCCTTCCCCCACATTGTTCTGTTCAGGAAAGTAAGGATTTGACAGCGTCTGCTGTTTTTGTCCTGAGAAAGAGAGAACGAACTACCATTTGCAGACTCCCCATCATATAGCCTCCTCCATTGTCAAGTGTTGTCTCTCTGCTCTCCTAGAATGGCTTTGCTTCC is a genomic window containing:
- the LOC116204075 gene encoding reticulon-like protein B16: MENCGDACDREGTAAASSAPSGSEYRLFGRQSTIHQCMGGGLAADVLLWKRWRVSFGIIIVATAAWITFERSRLSFLSICSDVLLILIVLLFLRANYAVIRDKQLPELPELVLSEEMVNNAAASFRVKINSLLLMAHDITLGKDFRLFFKVVVCLWLLSVIGSFFSFFTLAYIGTVISITVPAMYNRHEEHVDKCFGILHRKFSRHYKIVDESFINRLPRSLSIKEKSM